The sequence tGATGAATTGTTAGGACTAACGTACCATAGTTTGGAGCGCCAGAACACATGCTTCAGAGCAAGCATCCAGCCTGCACAAAGATTATTAATCACATTAAGGTACTTTTCCACACCTATGTGCATTTTCAAATTGATGTTGAAGCATGTATTCATTTTTGGTTTCAACTATCCAACATCTGTACTTAGAAATGAACAACCAGACATAAgatgcccaaaaatatatttattttttacttttttcccaaaaataaagaaatagacaaCATATATTTGCTTGGACtaatataaaaactaaaaacttTGCCTTCAAGTTTACCTCTGGATTAAACTTTGATTCAAAATATGCACACATGCTTGTTTACTGTGGGCATAACGTAAACTTTAGAGATGTTGATATGTTTTGGGAAATAATGGTGTGTCTGAGGAGTATTGACTTGCTGAGGTAGATTCATCAATCTCGGTGCTTGAAGCATGGCTAGACTcgccatggtgctgtggcacatggtgctgtggtacatggtgctgtggcacatggtgctgtggcacatggtgctgtggcacatggtgctgtggacCATGGTGctgaggcccatgtgtctgaggcccatgtgtctgaggcccatggtgctgtggcccatgtgtctgaggcccatgtgtctgaggcccatgtgtctgaggcccatggtgctgtggcccatgtgtctgaggcccatgtgtctgaggcccatggtgctgtggcccatgtgtctgaggcccatgtgtctgaggcccatggtgctgtggcacatacATCCCCTGCATTTGTGTTTGTGGCATAATTGAAGGGATTGTGGATGGGATGGGATATGGAGTTCGCCTCTGTTGTACCTCATATATTGAAGTTGGCTCCTGAAAGCTTGAAGTGTAGGATGGAGGAACATAGGGGTAAGGTTGGTTTCCTGGGTCTGGGTACTGGCCTGACATTGGTAAGTGTATGTGTGTTGTTTCTTTTGTTACATATGGCCTTTCCAATGTATGTTGCTCGCTTGGCACTGTAAATGACTGCAGAACGTGTTCTACTGTGGTTCGCATTTCTAAATATCTCTCAGGTAGAACTTTTTTGATCAATGGTACAAAATTAAGCGCCAGTATTGTAGCTGGACATAAGAAAGCATCCACCTTTCCAGCCATTTGTTGTAACATCTCTAGAAGACGCTCGCTTATGTCCATCTGCGATACTGGCGTTCGCTTACGTGCCACTTTGGCAGGCCGCGCAATGGTTGTCGGAGCTGAGGAGGGTCCAGGCATAGGCTCAGGCAATCCAGAGTCAGTCTCTGGGTTTGTGACCCATAGATCTGACCCAAGTGGCATTTCAGGTATTTCCTCATTTGGATCAATGCAAACTGCTGGCACGGATTGGGCCTCAGATTGGCTCTCTGGTTGATCCTCCAGGACATCCTGTTCGTCCCAACTTGCTTCGgtcctgtttttattaaaaaagagaaACATTACTAATGCTAAATATATAGTCACGATACATAGATGATGTAGAGGATAACTTACTCTCTCATCTCTATGAGTGGTTTCAAGAAGGCAAGGTCCTCTGCATACATATAGGGTACTCTAGCTGGTGCCCCCGAGCCACTCCTCACTTCTCTTAGATGTTTGTTGTATTTCTTGAAGGCATCACGCATGCTTCGCCAACGATTCTTGATGTATACCActgtaaaaaagagaagataataattatttaatatttcttATTTGTTGAAGGTACCTAGCTACAGGAAATTCATTTGGAAGTCTCCACTATGAGTTCAAGGTTGGAAAATCAACTATATCTGGCATTGTACATGAAACATGccttgttttatggaatgtactAAAACCATTGGTCTTCAAAAAGCCTACAAAAGAAGTTTGGTTGAAGATATCAGATGAATTCTGGGAGAGATGTAATTTTCCAAACTGTGTGGGAGCCATCGATGGCAAGCACATACGCATCCTGAGGCCATTTGATAGTGGGAGtcagttttttaattataaaaaatatttttcgtttGTATTAATGGCAGTGGTAGATGCCAAATATAATTTCATTTATATTGATGTGGGTGCTTATGGTAGCAGCTCGGATTCTGGTGTATTTAATCATTCCACATTTGGGAGAATGATAAGGGCGAATAGTCTGGATTTACCTAACGATTCCTCCTTGCCCGGAACAAATGAGCCAGCCCTCCCATTTGTTTTTGTAGGGGACGAAGCGTTTGCCCTTGGTAAAAATCTGCTTCGACCATTCTCAAGTAGAGCGCTGAGCAATgataaaagaatatttaattaTCGGCTCACTAGGGCACGTCGAGTAGTAGAGTGTGCATTTGGAATTCTTGCCAATAAATGGAGAATATTGCACACCGTCATCAATCTCAGTTTGGAGCATGCTGTCTCTGCTGTCAAAACTGCGTGTGCACTGCACAACTATGTGCGAGAACGTGATGGAATTGATTATGAGGATTCCATGATGCATAACATGGAGGCGGCACAGTGGAGTTTGACTAGGGGCACTAGCAGTGGGAAATTGATTCGAGATCAATTTCTTAATTACTTTCTATCGCCAGCTGGCGAGTTACCTTGGCAGATGCAggcaatttaaaaccaaaaaatgtggtgttgtcattaaaatatatggccctttaaatattaaaacataaaatactaagctaaaaatgtcactatgtgtaatttgaatgcagcttgaaaaaaaaaaattaaagttatcTTTTGGCAGAATATTAAGGACTCCGAAGTGATTCTCTACCTGCAATTggacaaaaacaccaaaaattgGCTTGGTGACACTGTTATGTGTGTTCTGCTGGGTGTCATTGTACAGAGGATGATGTCTTTGTAAGACCACCATGGCCAATAACGTCATAATAGGATGACAAATACAGATAGTCACTCCCCCAAGGATCTGCAAACATACTTGGTAAAGTGAGTTTACATATTTTGGTGATAGACACACGCAGACTCATACAAACAATGACCAAGGGTGTGGGAATGAGTCACGTGCCACCAGCAACACGGGGACAGGGTGCATTAGGAACACCATGCCAAGATATAAAACATGTGGCATGGTATGGGTTAGCAGACTTTACATGCCCTCACAgaatgcatgcttggataaaggcCTGCTCTGGATTTGTGGGCGGTATGCACTGTAGTTATTGGGGTCTACTTAGAATTATAATTTAAGAAGTtagggaatgaaaaaataaatcaaacttaCCTTTGTCAGCTTGAACTTGGGATGAGCACATGCTCCACTCTGGCAAAAGGCTTTTGGTAATTTCAACCCAGgtagtttttttcaaaacattgtcCTTATATTTAGGATGCCGGGTGTCATAGATTTGTGGGTTCTCCCTGACAAGGCGGATAAGCTCCTCGGAATCCACACAGTCCTTCACCTTAGCAGTGACTTTTTTGCTCCGTTTTTTGGACATGGCTACTCACCTCAGCAGCATGAAACAGACAGAGGAGGAACtaggaaaagggggaggtggtggaggaggaaaaaaaaacttccgtTCAAACCGCAACACACCTGCgatttagatgcgtacccatagaagataatgggactgaattcgcacctgagccgcaccgcaagacataaaaaccgcacgcggtttggaggcaatgcgcagtgcggatgcatcgcacatatgtgaaccagcctcattgaaaacaatgtattttaaaatgtcctgcgatttggatgcggttgaaaccgcactcaattcgcttaggtgtgaacctagcctaaaagttttaatgctattcccatcgagcgctgcctttgtgtgttttttgtatcctgctatccatttttccagtggttggtagctgcactgggaatcagctgagctaaaagtagttggatctgtatgtgcgttataattaatcaaaattagtcgattaatcgattaaaaaaaaaatttatccaacagaaaaattttgatcagtaacagccctaatttttatatacagtgccttgcgaaagtattcggcccccttaaactttgcgaccttttgccacatttcaggctttaaacataaagatataaaactatttttttttgaagaatcaacaacaagtgggacacaatcatgaagtggaacgaaatttattggatatttcaaacttttttaacaaataaaaaactgaaaaattgggcgtgcaaaattattcagcccctttactttcagtgcagcaaacatctctgaatgatccaatgttgacctaaatgactgatgatgataaatagaatccacctgtgtgtaatcaagtctccgtataaatacacctgcactgtgatagtctcagaggtccgtttaaagcgcagagagcatcatgaagaacaaggaacacaccaggcaggtccgagatgctgttgtggagaagtttaaagccggatttggatacaaaaagatttcccaagctttaaacatcccaaggagcactgtgcaagcgataatattgaaatggaaggagtatcagaccactgcaaatctacgaagacctggccatccctctaaactttcagctcatacaaggagaagactgatcagagatgcagccaagaggcccatgataactctggatgaactgcagagatctacagctgaggtgggagactctgtccataggacaacaatcagtcgtatactaaacaaatctggcctttatggaagagtggcaagaagaaagccatttcttaaagatatccataaaaagtgttgtttaaagtttgccacaagccacctgggagacacaccaaacatgtggaagaaggtgctctggtcagatgaaaccaaaatcaaactttttggcaacaatgcaaaacgttatgtttggcgtaaaagcaacacagctcatcaccctgaacacaccatccccactgtcaaacatggtggtggcagcatcatggtttgggcctgcttttcttcagcagggacagggaaaatggttaaaattgatgggaagatggatggagccaaatacaggaccattctggaagaaaacctgatggagtctgcaaaagacctgagactgggacggagatttgtcttccaacaagacaataacCCAaatataaagcaaaatctacaatggtggaatggttcacaaataaacatatccagttgttagaatggccaagtcaaagtccagacctgaatccaatcgagaatctgtggaaagaactgaaaactgctgttcacaaatgctctccatccaacctcactgagcttgagctgttttgcaaggaggaatgggcaaaaattacaGTCTCTCtgtgtgcaaaactgatagagacataccccaatgacttacagctgtaatcgcagcaaaaggtggcgctacaaagtattaacttaaggaggctgaataattttgcacgcccaatttttcagttttttatttgttaaaaaagtttgaaatatccaataaatttcgttccacttcatggttgtgtcccacttgttgattcttctaCTTAGTACTGTACTAAAGGCTGAGACCTTTTTTTCATGGatgtaattattttaaatatatggCACAATACTGGTAAACTTTTACTTTAATTGCAATGCCTTATATCACCTCCAGTCTATCAACCTCCtgcttctctgggttcagatgctgatcttccctgcacagcaCCCTTAAAATGATTGAAAACAttggatttgtttttttaaacaacaaacttgtcatacttacccgctctgtgtaatggttttgcacagagcaatgctatacatactagctcattatgcccttttcttgcggggttttttttttttacaggaaaaaaaaatttggggtttacttcctctttaaagatgAAAGAATAATGCCATGGCCCTAACCCCTATTGGGAACTTGTGGGCCCTTCTTAAATGTATgtatggtggaaaaaaaaaacagcacacctctctgaacagtgtctgggaggctgtggttgctgctgcacaaaAAGTTGATCGTCAACAGATCAAGAAACTTCCAGACtccatgaatggaagactgttattgacaagaaaattgtattaatgtgcataacgaagccaaagaaaaatggaaaaatctccaaaaggcatcaaattacagattagacattcttataatacataaaaaaaaaaaaaaaaaagttagattttatttccactttcaaaattacagaaaacaaaaaaatggtgtctgcaaagtttgggcaccctgcagagttaaatcttgtactgcccccttgtaaacactttttgtagccagccaagagtctttcaattcttgtttgaggtatctttgcccattcttccttacaaaagtcttccagttttttgagatttctgggctgtctgtcacgcactgctcttttaatagattttcaattatgttcaggtcaggagattgtgaaggccatggcaaaaccttcagtttacgcctcttgatgtaatcccccgtggattttgaggtgtgtttaggatcattatccatttgtagaagccatcctctctttaacttcagctttttcacagatggcatcaagttaccatccaaaatttgctgaaattttattaaatccatttttccttctactcgtgaaatgttccctgtgccactggctgtaatacaaccccaaagcatgattgatccacccccatgattaacagttggacagaggttcttttcattaaattctgtgccctttcttctccaaaacgTACCTTTGTTCAtttcggccaaaaagttatattttaacctcatcggtccacagaacttgtttccaaaatgcatcaggcttgtctatatgttcatttgcaaagttcaaacgctgatttttgtggtgaggacgtagaagagattttcttctgatgactcttccatgaagatcatatttgtacaagtatctctttgtagtggaatagtgtaccacaactccagtgtctgccagatctttctggagggattgtgcagtcaaacgtgggttttgaatggcttttctcacaatcctagaCCACCATGGTGGGTTTCACCATATTCCTGCTTCTTggagaatcacaatcatgggccCATCAGCTCCTGAAACAGAACAGTGCAACCCTGCACTCTCTTGCCTCCTTCTTTGAAACAATGTCCCAGCTCTTCAACGACCCCCAGCATACAGCTACTGCAGAGTTAGCCCTCTATACCCTACAACAGGGTCATCGACCCGCTGAGGACTATGCTGCAGAATTCTGCCTGTGGGCCCTGATACGGGTTGGAATGAAGAAGCCTTGCGGCATCAGTTCCGCCTTGGCCTGTCTGAGGGCCTAAAAGACGAACTTGTTCAAGCTGGGGTCCCCAGTTCTCTTGATGGCCTCATTAGTCTTGCTATCCAACTTGATCGTAGGTTTAGAGAAAGGAGAACAGAAAAGGCTGGCATCACTGCTGTCTCAATAAATATGCAGGCAAGGCCCATGCaactgggactttttcacagtccACTTTCTAGTGAAAAAAAGCTGCGAAGATGACAGAAAGACTTATGCCTATGCTGTGGAGTGGCAGGACATTATCTCCAAAACTGCCCGGTGTGGCCCGCAAAAACCAAGTCCACCCCTTCTACGTGTCTTGCTAACTGCTCAGCAGGAAAAGGGACCTACTCATATTACCTTTTCCCTTTTGCTTCAGTTCCCCCGGAGGAGACATCAAAATACCTGCCATAGTGGATTCCAGTGCTTGCAGCTGCTTCATGGGTAGAGACTTTGCCCTACTTCACCAAATTCCCTTGCAAGCAAAGGCACGCCAGTTAGCCATCCATCTGGCCGATGGATCTGTCTCAGGTCTGGGTCTATTACGCACGAGACTCGCCCATTGCTGGCTATTCTGATTGTGGCCATCGGGAATTTTTACGCCTGAAAATTATTCCATCTCCTCAGTTCCCCATAATTTTGGGCATTTTGGGCATCATCCTCAGATAAATTGGGCAACAGAAGAAGTGACCTTCTCATCCACCTACTGCCTGCAATCCTGCCTCTACAAGACCTACACCTCTTCTGAGTGTGCATACCAACTCTTTCATGTCACAACTCTGACCCGCAGTTTATCACGAATTCCTGGACATTTTCGATAAACAGAAAGGAGACATCCTGCCACCTCACCTCCCGTATGACTGCCTAATTGAACTTTTATCAGGTGCTGAAATACCCTTTGGGCGCATTTTCTCTCTTTCCGAAGTATAGCTTAAGTATAGCTTAAGGCACTACGTCAGTACATTGACGATACCTTGGAGAAGGGCTTAATCTGGCCTTCAACATCCCCTGCGGGGGAGCTTTGGGAGCGTCAActggtttcagttttctagacaactgcttagaagaacccatggtgctgattgttggggcaaggtcagatgagtctgggcatttaaaacctttgagattgacatcacctggtcttcccagacgatgattgagaacaatccatgacactggcaggtctcagctttgcaaagggggcagtgcatgctagaaattctgcagggtgcccaaacttttgcagatgccatttttttggttttctgtaatcttgaaagtataaatgatgaaaataaaatctaaacttttttttgacatattataagaatgtctaatctgtaatttgatgccttttggagatttttccatctttccttggctttgttatgcacattactacaaatttttacctggggtgcccaaactttcaatacccactgtaaatctaaaggaaattgaataagaaaattgtatatggGTTGCCCAATAATTGTGCACTTATAGATATTCTTCTAAGAAAGCCAAAACCTCACTCTTACTTTCTTAAATACTCAGGTTTGAGTTTTATTAACATTTTGTATTGCCCGAGAGCACTGTAGTTGTTCAAAATTGAAATAAAGTCTCTAAAATACAACTTACAGAATAACTGTGCACAGTGTAGATTGCCACAACACCAGACCAGTGTACCCAACAAAAGttttcctgatcactgccacacctgtCCCAGTGTCACCAGTCCAGTGTAAGCCAGCAGCGGTGTTCCTCATCACCACCAAActagtcccagtgtcaccagaccagtgtaagccacAGCAGTGTTCCTCATCGCTGCCAAACctgtcccagtgtcaccagactaGTGTAGGCCAGCATCAGTTTTCCTCATCACCACCAAACCAGTCAAATTGTCACCAGACCAATGTAAGCAACCAATAGTGTTCCTCACCATTGCCAAACCAgccccagtgtcaccagaccagtgttcCTCATCACCTAGACCAAtataagccagcaacagtgttcctcaTCACTGCCAAACCAGTCAAATTGTCACCacaccagtgtaagccagcaaccTAGTTACAtatttagtcaggttaaaaaaaaacacaagtccatctgtTACGTACCTGCCgggtgagcctgacgtgcagtggGAAGGCCTTCTCGTACAACCCCGGCTCAAGGGCCACCAATGTTGCAACAGTGGCCGCAAGAGCCTGGCGGTGTATGGGTGCCTGGTTCGTCTTGTTCTTGTCAGTCCAGCTGGTGCAGCAGGGAACAGGAAGCAGGATGAAAGATGCAGGGATGGGGAGACACTGAATgcgtagtcagacaagccgggtttggTAACAGACGATCAGATGTAGGCATAGACGACAGGCATAGAATGGTCAGGATACAGGCAAGTTTGGCAACAGGATATCAAGCAGGGTAGAGCTGAGAGTGGTCACAAGGCAGGCCAGGATCAGGATAACAGAGAGCAATcatagtcaaacaagccgggtcaaacacaggaaacagATCAGATCACAGGAACAGGtatgaactgcagatcaggcaacgaagacacagtgctgctgaggtgtttaaataaggcagcctgttgccaatCACTGGAATCAGTCTGCACTATTAACTCTTAGGTGGCAGGTCCATGacaccatctagttcaaccaaaaaaaaatacaaatcccatatacacaatcctttacccacagttgatccagaggaaagagAAAATTTGCTCCAGCAGAGAAAATAATTCCTTCTCGATGCCCCGAAAGACAAATCGGATATTtcatggatcaactttacctataaatgttagtaatccaggcctttcttaaccacttgccgacctcctcatgtacatttacgtcagcagaatggcacggacaggcacaatcacgtacctgtacgtcctctgcttgacgtgggtggggggtccgatcgggaccccccccccccggtacatgcagaggtcgggtcccctcggggagcgatccgggatgacggcgcggctatttgtttatagccgctccgtcgcgatcgctccccggagctgaagaacggggagagccgtgtctaaacacggcttccccgtgcttcactgtggcggcgcatcgatcgagtgatcccctttataggggagactcgatcgatgatgtcagtcctacagccacacccccctacactagtaaacacatacacagtgaacactaaatgttacagcgccccctgtgtttaactcccaaactgcaactgtcattttcacaataaacaatgcaatttaaatgcatttttt comes from Rana temporaria chromosome 2, aRanTem1.1, whole genome shotgun sequence and encodes:
- the LOC120928339 gene encoding protein ANTAGONIST OF LIKE HETEROCHROMATIN PROTEIN 1-like, whose product is MCAALPMIMPTVVAATAAILLEVERRRRRSRRRRYWVHPIIANRDERGQFMILYEDLRGHEDKFFNYTRMSITSFDELLGLTYHSLERQNTCFRASIQPAQRLLITLRYLATGNSFGSLHYEFKVGKSTISGIVHETCLVLWNVLKPLVFKKPTKEVWLKISDEFWERCNFPNCVGAIDGKHIRILRPFDSGSQFFNYKKYFSFVLMAVVDAKYNFIYIDVGAYGSSSDSGVFNHSTFGRMIRANSLDLPNDSSLPGTNEPALPFVFVGDEAFALGKNLLRPFSSRALSNDKRIFNYRLTRARRVVECAFGILANKWRILHTVINLSLEHAVSAVKTACALHNYVRERDGIDYEDSMMHNMEAAQWSLTRGTSSGKLIRDQFLNYFLSPAGELPWQMQAI